A window of the Streptomyces sp. NBC_01351 genome harbors these coding sequences:
- a CDS encoding class E sortase has product MERVPVVVQGGGRRGRLAGLAGVLWAVAEMTVTVGLVVLLLVVHQVWWTNRQAVAAARDRVEALESEWGGPPRPVPVPAPAADEVPVPESPGPGPGPGDVPVVEESGAVSTPSRKPPAGGAPARQDAYAVLRIPRLGLVVPVAQGVDKRAVLDKGYAGQYPGTAQPGARGNFALAGHRNTHGEPFRYINRLRAGDEIFVDVRGRRYVYVVGKVLSETTERDTGVIAPVPRSVVKPDYGYGEPGAYITLTTCTPEYSSKYRLVVWGKLKE; this is encoded by the coding sequence GTGGAGCGCGTACCCGTGGTGGTGCAGGGGGGCGGTCGGCGGGGGCGTCTGGCCGGTCTCGCGGGGGTGTTGTGGGCGGTTGCCGAGATGACCGTCACCGTGGGCTTGGTGGTGCTGTTGCTGGTGGTGCACCAGGTGTGGTGGACAAATCGGCAGGCTGTTGCCGCCGCGCGGGATCGGGTCGAGGCCCTGGAGAGTGAGTGGGGTGGTCCACCCCGTCCGGTTCCGGTTCCGGCCCCTGCGGCTGATGAGGTTCCCGTGCCTGAGTCCCCGGGTCCGGGTCCAGGTCCCGGGGATGTTCCGGTCGTCGAGGAATCCGGTGCGGTGTCGACGCCGTCCCGGAAGCCTCCGGCTGGTGGTGCGCCTGCGCGGCAGGACGCGTACGCCGTGTTGCGGATTCCGCGGCTCGGGCTCGTCGTGCCCGTCGCCCAGGGGGTCGACAAGCGGGCCGTGCTGGACAAGGGGTACGCCGGGCAGTACCCGGGGACCGCGCAGCCCGGGGCGCGGGGGAACTTCGCGCTGGCCGGGCATCGCAATACGCACGGGGAGCCGTTCCGGTACATCAACCGGTTGCGGGCGGGGGACGAGATCTTCGTCGATGTGCGGGGGCGGCGGTACGTGTACGTGGTGGGGAAGGTGCTGAGTGAGACGACCGAGCGGGACACGGGGGTGATCGCGCCCGTGCCGCGGAGCGTCGTGAAGCCGGACTACGGGTACGGCGAGCCCGGCGCGTACATCACGCTGACTACGTGTACGCCCGAGTACTCATCCAAGTACCGGCTGGTGGTGTGGGGGAAGCTCAAGGAGTAG
- a CDS encoding DUF6412 domain-containing protein, with protein MGWREMGRRLYSSWSVLGLLPLVLLGGVLGLFAGEGGLGVVVVALAATVAVGAAALAAAARLVRPVPPHRIRTAIRDREQRTAFLPQRDPDASGRSRPRAPGRLVLTAA; from the coding sequence ATGGGCTGGCGAGAGATGGGCCGACGGCTGTATTCCTCCTGGTCTGTGCTCGGGCTGCTTCCGCTGGTGCTGCTCGGGGGAGTGCTCGGGCTCTTCGCCGGGGAGGGCGGGCTCGGGGTCGTGGTGGTTGCCCTCGCGGCCACCGTTGCCGTGGGGGCCGCGGCGCTGGCCGCTGCCGCGCGGCTCGTGCGGCCCGTGCCGCCGCATCGAATACGCACCGCGATCCGTGATCGCGAGCAGCGCACGGCGTTCCTGCCGCAGCGCGATCCCGATGCCTCGGGCCGGTCGCGGCCCAGGGCGCCCGGCCGTCTCGTCCTGACGGCCGCGTAG
- a CDS encoding YidC/Oxa1 family membrane protein insertase, with product MSVLSGVVVELGRLLEPVLAESATAAAIVLFTVLVRCVLYPLSRAAFRSATPVAGCLPLLLQLPVFFLMYQAFSSDGELLGHRLFGAPLGARWGDALGDGGLLGAQGLVFLGLFAAIAVVAAWSAVRGRRAAAAAPTVAPTPVPARAAASGGVPAAMSAEQQEAMRRLGGVLPLLSFGTLITAAVVPLAAGLYLLTTTAWSVAERAWLQSRAEARVGASVEARVGASVESRGEASGGGRSRV from the coding sequence GTGTCCGTTCTTTCTGGTGTTGTTGTCGAGCTGGGCCGGCTTCTTGAGCCGGTGCTGGCCGAGTCCGCGACCGCTGCCGCGATCGTGCTGTTCACCGTGCTCGTGCGGTGTGTGTTGTACCCGCTGAGCAGGGCCGCCTTCCGGAGTGCGACCCCGGTGGCGGGGTGTCTGCCGTTGCTGTTGCAGCTGCCGGTGTTCTTCCTGATGTACCAGGCGTTCTCCTCGGACGGTGAGCTGCTCGGGCATCGTCTGTTCGGTGCGCCGCTGGGGGCCCGGTGGGGCGACGCGCTGGGGGACGGCGGGCTGCTCGGGGCGCAGGGGCTGGTGTTCCTCGGGCTGTTCGCGGCGATCGCGGTGGTCGCCGCGTGGAGCGCGGTGCGGGGGCGGCGGGCCGCCGCTGCGGCGCCGACGGTGGCGCCGACCCCGGTCCCGGCCCGGGCCGCGGCTTCGGGAGGGGTTCCGGCCGCGATGAGTGCGGAGCAGCAGGAGGCGATGCGCAGGCTGGGCGGCGTACTGCCCCTGCTGTCGTTCGGGACGCTGATCACGGCAGCGGTGGTGCCGTTGGCCGCCGGGCTGTACCTGCTGACCACCACCGCGTGGTCGGTGGCCGAGAGGGCGTGGCTGCAGTCGCGTGCGGAGGCGCGTGTGGGGGCGAGTGTGGAGGCGCGTGTGGGGGCGAGTGTGGAGTCGCGTGGGGAGGCGAGCGGAGGGGGGCGTTCCAGGGTGTGA
- a CDS encoding fumarylacetoacetate hydrolase family protein, with protein sequence MKLLRVGPVGSERPALLDQDGTLRDLSGLITDVDGAVLADDAVLSRVRDAAASGELPALDAEGLRIGAPVGRIGKIVGIGLNYFGHAAEIGAEPPAEPILFLKAADTVGGPDDTVLIPRGSVKTDWEAELGVVIGSTARYLSSAEEGLAHVGGYALVNDVSEREFQIERGGTWDKGKNCETFTPIGPWLLTADEVPDPQVLDVKLWVNGELKQDGNTADQIFPVGEVVRYLSQFMTLYPGDVIVTGTPGGVAMGQPEPKPYLRAGDVVELEIEGLGRQRQEFKGA encoded by the coding sequence ATGAAGCTGCTGCGTGTCGGACCCGTCGGGTCGGAGCGCCCTGCGCTGCTCGACCAGGACGGGACCCTGCGTGACCTGTCCGGCCTGATCACGGATGTGGACGGCGCCGTGCTGGCCGATGACGCCGTGCTGTCCCGGGTACGGGACGCGGCGGCATCCGGGGAGCTTCCCGCGCTGGACGCCGAGGGGCTGCGCATCGGTGCGCCGGTCGGCCGCATCGGCAAGATCGTGGGCATCGGGCTGAACTACTTCGGGCACGCGGCGGAGATCGGCGCGGAGCCGCCGGCCGAGCCGATCCTGTTCCTGAAGGCCGCCGATACGGTCGGCGGCCCGGACGACACCGTGCTGATCCCGCGCGGCAGCGTGAAGACCGACTGGGAGGCCGAGCTCGGCGTCGTCATCGGCAGTACCGCCCGCTACCTGTCCTCCGCGGAGGAGGGCCTCGCGCACGTCGGCGGCTACGCGCTGGTCAACGACGTCTCGGAGCGCGAGTTCCAGATCGAGCGCGGCGGCACCTGGGACAAGGGCAAGAACTGCGAGACGTTCACCCCGATCGGCCCGTGGCTGCTCACCGCCGACGAGGTCCCGGACCCGCAGGTCCTGGACGTGAAGCTGTGGGTCAACGGGGAGCTCAAGCAGGACGGCAACACCGCCGACCAGATCTTCCCGGTCGGCGAGGTCGTCCGGTATCTGAGCCAGTTCATGACCCTGTACCCGGGCGACGTCATCGTCACCGGTACGCCGGGTGGCGTGGCCATGGGCCAGCCGGAGCCGAAGCCGTACCTGCGGGCCGGTGACGTCGTGGAGCTGGAGATCGAGGGTCTGGGCCGTCAGCGCCAGGAGTTCAAGGGCGCGTAG
- a CDS encoding Gfo/Idh/MocA family protein: protein MRTTPLRVGVIGYGLAGSVFHAPLVAATDGLVLDTVVTSDPARQAQARAEFPDVRIATSAEELWDRALGGDTAGLDLVVIASPNKTHVPLATTALSAGIPVVVDKPLAATAAEARELAALADRSGTFLSVFQNRRWDNDFLTLRRLLADGELGEIQRFESRFERWRPQLKGGWRESGAPEEIGGLLYDLGSHVVDQALVLFGPAVRVYAETDVRRPGAEADDDTFIALTHAGGVRSHLYVSATTAQLGPRFRVLGSRAGYVKYGLDPQEGALREGLRPTADTPWGEEPEHLWGRLGSGESPLTGGGTPVRTAPGDYPAYYAAVAAALREGGPAPVTAYEAAHCLDVLEAARRSSRDGVTVDL, encoded by the coding sequence ATGCGCACCACACCCCTCCGCGTCGGCGTCATCGGCTACGGACTCGCCGGTTCCGTCTTCCACGCCCCCCTCGTGGCCGCCACCGACGGGCTCGTCCTCGATACGGTCGTCACCTCAGACCCGGCCCGGCAGGCCCAGGCCCGCGCCGAGTTCCCCGACGTCCGCATCGCCACCTCCGCCGAGGAGCTGTGGGACCGGGCGCTCGGCGGGGACACGGCCGGCCTCGACCTCGTCGTCATCGCCTCCCCCAACAAGACCCACGTCCCGCTCGCCACCACCGCCCTCAGCGCCGGCATCCCCGTCGTCGTGGACAAGCCGCTCGCCGCCACCGCCGCCGAGGCCCGCGAACTCGCCGCCCTCGCGGACCGCAGCGGAACCTTCCTCTCCGTCTTCCAGAACCGCCGCTGGGACAACGACTTCCTCACCCTGCGCCGCCTCCTCGCCGACGGCGAGCTCGGCGAGATCCAGCGCTTCGAGTCCCGCTTCGAGCGCTGGCGCCCGCAGCTCAAGGGCGGCTGGCGCGAGTCCGGCGCCCCGGAGGAGATCGGCGGCCTGCTGTACGACCTCGGCAGCCACGTCGTCGACCAGGCGCTGGTGCTCTTCGGCCCGGCCGTACGCGTCTACGCGGAGACCGACGTGCGCCGCCCGGGCGCCGAGGCCGACGACGACACCTTCATCGCCCTCACCCACGCCGGCGGAGTCCGCTCCCACCTCTACGTCAGCGCGACCACCGCCCAGCTGGGCCCGCGCTTCCGCGTCCTCGGCTCCCGGGCCGGCTACGTCAAATACGGGCTCGACCCGCAGGAGGGCGCCCTCCGCGAGGGCCTGCGACCGACGGCGGACACCCCGTGGGGCGAGGAGCCCGAGCACCTCTGGGGCCGCCTGGGCTCCGGCGAGTCCCCGCTGACCGGCGGCGGCACCCCGGTCCGCACGGCCCCGGGCGACTACCCCGCGTACTACGCGGCCGTGGCCGCCGCCCTGCGCGAGGGCGGGCCCGCGCCGGTCACGGCGTACGAGGCCGCGCACTGCCTCGACGTCCTGGAGGCGGCGCGCAGGTCATCCCGCGACGGGGTGACCGTAGACCTGTAA
- a CDS encoding ROK family transcriptional regulator, with the protein MGLLWQQRCRSARRVENGRVNRGSGSGDGPGGRGGQGGQAGHARRGGQGGQGGRGGVNLPGLRGHNEALLLDLLRGAGTEGLGRAALAARTGLTPQAVSKITARLAAEGLVAEAGRAASTGGKPRTLLRLVREARCAVGVQIDRDELRAVRVDLAGGVLAETRDPLDFGAGPDAVVEAVVRAYARVLDPAGPALLGVGVAAPGPLDSGAGVMGRVTGFPEWEGFPLREVLEGRLGVWGSVPVPAPAPVPVWVDKDTNAGAAGVGAGVGARASAAYVHVGTGIGAGLWLGGGVYRGGRSAAGEFGHQVLQLDGPPCRCGARGCAEVLCLAAVARGDLAEAARILGEGAANLVALLDVDRVLLGGRVVEADPEVFVAGVRGVLAARGLTPNPPVVGVAPVGVAAGAAELALAPFFGRAG; encoded by the coding sequence ATGGGATTACTTTGGCAACAGCGTTGCCGAAGTGCAAGGAGGGTGGAGAATGGGCGGGTGAACAGGGGTAGCGGCAGCGGGGACGGGCCTGGTGGGCGGGGCGGGCAAGGTGGTCAGGCCGGGCATGCCAGGCGTGGTGGTCAGGGTGGTCAGGGTGGGCGCGGCGGGGTGAACCTGCCGGGGTTGCGCGGGCACAACGAGGCCCTGCTGCTGGATCTGCTGCGCGGCGCCGGCACGGAAGGGCTGGGCCGCGCCGCGCTCGCCGCCCGTACGGGGCTCACCCCGCAAGCCGTCAGCAAGATCACGGCGCGGCTGGCGGCGGAGGGGCTCGTCGCGGAGGCCGGCCGCGCGGCGTCCACCGGAGGCAAGCCGCGGACCCTGCTCCGGCTGGTGCGGGAGGCGCGGTGCGCGGTCGGAGTGCAGATCGACAGGGACGAGCTGCGGGCGGTACGGGTGGACCTCGCGGGCGGCGTCCTTGCCGAGACGCGTGATCCGCTGGACTTCGGGGCCGGGCCGGACGCGGTGGTGGAGGCGGTCGTACGGGCCTACGCGCGGGTGCTCGACCCGGCCGGGCCGGCGCTGCTCGGGGTGGGGGTGGCCGCGCCGGGGCCGCTGGATTCCGGGGCCGGGGTGATGGGGCGGGTCACGGGGTTCCCCGAGTGGGAGGGGTTTCCGCTGCGGGAGGTGTTGGAGGGGCGGTTGGGGGTGTGGGGGTCGGTGCCGGTCCCGGCGCCGGCGCCCGTGCCGGTGTGGGTGGACAAGGACACCAATGCGGGGGCTGCGGGTGTCGGGGCCGGTGTGGGTGCCCGTGCCAGTGCTGCGTATGTGCATGTCGGGACCGGGATCGGTGCGGGGTTGTGGCTCGGCGGCGGGGTCTATCGCGGGGGCCGGTCGGCGGCGGGGGAGTTCGGGCACCAGGTGCTCCAGCTGGACGGGCCGCCGTGCCGGTGCGGGGCCCGCGGGTGCGCGGAGGTGCTGTGCCTGGCGGCGGTGGCCCGCGGGGACCTGGCGGAGGCCGCGCGGATCCTGGGGGAGGGGGCGGCCAACCTGGTCGCGCTGCTGGACGTGGACCGGGTGCTGCTGGGCGGGCGGGTGGTCGAGGCGGACCCGGAGGTGTTCGTGGCCGGGGTCCGCGGGGTGCTCGCGGCGCGGGGGCTGACTCCGAACCCGCCGGTGGTGGGGGTGGCGCCGGTGGGGGTGGCGGCGGGGGCGGCGGAGCTGGCGCTGGCGCCGTTCTTCGGGCGAGCGGGGTGA
- a CDS encoding GntR family transcriptional regulator, translated as MEEQNLPHRPGSPVRSGIPEHGRIPKYYAVKARIAGLLDELGEGGLLPTERDLAERYEVSRETVRQALRELLLEGRLRRSGRGTVVAGPKLEQPLSLASYTEGVRRQGRRPGRHLIGLEQFPCPPDLTPGIGAEAGEPVWHLERVLLADDERVGLESTYIRVARAPRLDSDFKPDSSFYGYLRDSLGIAFGDADEKLETVLATPREALLIGTPPALPMLLIHRFSRDADGRPLERVRSLYRGDRFSFTTRLRPE; from the coding sequence GTGGAAGAACAGAACCTGCCGCACCGCCCCGGCTCACCCGTGCGCTCCGGCATCCCCGAGCACGGCCGCATCCCCAAGTACTACGCAGTCAAGGCCAGAATCGCCGGTCTGCTCGACGAGCTCGGCGAGGGCGGCCTGCTGCCCACCGAGCGCGACCTCGCCGAGCGGTACGAGGTCTCCCGCGAAACCGTCCGGCAGGCCCTGCGCGAGCTGCTGCTGGAGGGCCGGCTGCGCCGCTCCGGGCGCGGGACCGTCGTCGCCGGGCCGAAGCTGGAGCAGCCGCTGTCCCTCGCGAGCTACACCGAGGGCGTGCGGCGGCAGGGCAGGCGCCCGGGGCGTCATCTCATCGGCCTGGAGCAGTTCCCCTGCCCGCCCGACCTCACCCCCGGCATCGGTGCCGAAGCCGGCGAGCCCGTCTGGCACCTGGAGCGGGTGCTGCTCGCGGACGACGAGCGCGTCGGCCTGGAGAGCACGTACATCCGGGTGGCCCGCGCACCGCGCCTGGACAGCGATTTCAAGCCGGATTCCTCCTTCTACGGATATCTGCGCGACAGCCTCGGGATCGCCTTCGGCGATGCCGACGAAAAGCTGGAGACGGTCCTCGCGACCCCCCGCGAAGCCCTGCTGATCGGCACCCCGCCCGCCCTCCCCATGCTGCTCATCCACCGTTTCTCGCGGGACGCGGACGGCCGGCCGCTGGAGCGGGTGCGTTCGCTCTACCGTGGTGATCGGTTCAGCTTCACGACCCGCCTGCGACCCGAATAG
- a CDS encoding TIGR03364 family FAD-dependent oxidoreductase produces the protein MRVIVVGGGVVGTMHAWQAVHRGHEVVQIEREAEARGASLRNFGQIWVSGRAGGEELDTALRARELWESIGAEVPGLGFRAIGSLTPLRGERQYAVAEAALARSDAAARGYKLVTAEEARQINPALRGEFDAALWCERDAAVEPRTAQPHLRAALSATGRYTFLPGREVREVVGAGAVRDDHGDVHRGDVVVLATGAALSGLVRELAPELPVRRVRLQMMQTDPLGEPMTTSVADTDSFRYYPAYKGEALDALKAEQAQAPIAAAHKMQLLMVQRLDGGLTIGDTHEYEHPFAFDTLEDPYEHLVGVVESFLGRPLPKIRRRWAGVYAQCTDTTRVVHRQQVADGVWLVTGPGGRGMTCSPAIAETTANELGW, from the coding sequence GTGAGAGTCATAGTCGTCGGAGGCGGCGTGGTCGGCACCATGCACGCCTGGCAAGCAGTCCATCGCGGCCACGAGGTCGTCCAGATCGAGCGAGAGGCGGAGGCCCGAGGCGCGTCCCTGCGTAATTTCGGCCAGATTTGGGTCAGCGGACGGGCCGGGGGCGAGGAGCTCGACACCGCCCTGCGGGCCCGCGAGCTCTGGGAGAGCATCGGCGCCGAGGTGCCCGGCCTGGGCTTCCGTGCCATCGGCTCCCTCACCCCCCTCCGGGGCGAGCGCCAGTACGCCGTCGCCGAGGCGGCCCTGGCCCGCTCCGACGCCGCCGCCCGCGGCTACAAGCTGGTCACCGCCGAGGAGGCCCGGCAGATCAACCCGGCCCTGCGCGGCGAGTTCGACGCCGCCCTGTGGTGCGAGCGGGACGCGGCCGTCGAGCCGCGCACCGCGCAGCCGCACCTGCGGGCGGCGCTGAGCGCCACCGGCCGCTACACCTTCCTCCCCGGGCGGGAGGTCCGCGAGGTCGTCGGTGCGGGCGCCGTCCGCGACGACCACGGTGACGTCCACCGCGGCGACGTGGTCGTCCTCGCCACCGGCGCCGCGCTGTCCGGCCTCGTCCGCGAACTGGCCCCCGAGCTGCCCGTGCGCCGCGTCCGCCTCCAGATGATGCAGACCGACCCGCTCGGCGAGCCCATGACCACCTCGGTCGCGGACACCGACAGCTTCCGCTACTACCCCGCGTACAAGGGCGAAGCCCTCGACGCCCTCAAGGCCGAGCAGGCTCAGGCGCCCATCGCCGCCGCGCACAAGATGCAGCTGCTGATGGTCCAGCGCCTCGACGGCGGGCTGACCATCGGCGACACCCACGAGTACGAGCACCCCTTCGCGTTCGACACCCTCGAAGACCCGTACGAGCACCTCGTCGGCGTCGTCGAGTCCTTCCTGGGCCGCCCGCTGCCGAAGATCCGGCGCCGCTGGGCGGGCGTGTACGCGCAGTGCACCGACACCACCCGCGTCGTCCACCGGCAGCAGGTGGCCGACGGCGTCTGGCTGGTGACCGGACCCGGCGGCCGCGGCATGACCTGCTCGCCCGCCATCGCCGAGACCACCGCGAACGAACTGGGCTGGTGA
- a CDS encoding phosphonatase-like hydrolase — protein MTKLTTHNLIVLDMAGTTVADGGLVERAFERAAEQLGVEPGSADHDAKLQYVRDTMGESKISVFRHLFGTEELAQRANVAFEQAYAELVDAGLISAIPGARAAIEELRGEGRTVVLTTGFARVTQDAILDALGWQGLADLTLCPADAGGRGRPYPDMVLAAFLRTGAVDDVRRIVVAGDTAYDMLSGTRSGAGIVAGVLTGAHRRDALTEHGATHVLGSVAELPGLLAEST, from the coding sequence ATGACCAAGCTGACAACGCACAACCTGATCGTCCTCGACATGGCCGGCACCACCGTCGCCGACGGCGGCCTCGTCGAGCGCGCCTTCGAGCGCGCAGCCGAGCAGCTCGGAGTCGAGCCGGGCAGCGCCGATCACGACGCCAAGCTCCAGTACGTCCGCGACACCATGGGCGAGTCGAAGATCTCCGTCTTCCGGCACCTCTTCGGTACGGAGGAACTCGCGCAGCGCGCCAACGTCGCCTTCGAGCAGGCCTACGCGGAGCTCGTCGACGCCGGCCTCATCTCCGCGATCCCCGGCGCCCGCGCCGCCATCGAGGAACTCCGCGGCGAGGGCCGCACCGTGGTCCTGACCACCGGCTTCGCCCGCGTCACCCAGGACGCGATCCTCGACGCGCTCGGCTGGCAGGGCCTCGCCGACCTCACCCTGTGCCCGGCCGACGCGGGCGGCCGCGGCCGGCCCTACCCGGACATGGTGCTGGCCGCCTTCCTGCGGACCGGCGCGGTGGACGACGTACGGCGGATCGTGGTCGCGGGCGACACCGCCTACGACATGCTCAGCGGCACCCGCTCCGGCGCCGGGATCGTCGCCGGTGTCCTCACCGGAGCCCACCGGCGCGACGCGCTGACCGAACACGGCGCGACCCACGTACTGGGCTCCGTCGCCGAACTCCCGGGCCTGCTGGCGGAGTCGACGTGA
- a CDS encoding ABC transporter ATP-binding protein, with amino-acid sequence MSGIRFDGVSVAYGGNTVLDSLDLTVEPGEVMALLGPSGSGKTTALRAVAGFVRPVAGRVLIGERDVTALPPHKRGIGMVVQQYALFPHMRVEDNVAFGLKAQKAPKAEIPGRVTEALEMTGMAAYAKRYPRELSGGQQQRVAIARALAIRPGVLLLDEPLSALDAQLRSGMLAELARLHRELPDVSILYVTHDQVEALTLADRIAVMDKARLQDCGTPQELYRAPRTEFTASFVGNANLLPVTVAEGGAVFAGRSLALDRGRALPGSTATLCVRPHLLGLGDGPNALSGTITEVQWRGSTHRLYVDVAGHRVKADLPELRETPALGDRVSLHFEPRDAVLLAAGVSDG; translated from the coding sequence GTGAGCGGCATCCGTTTCGACGGGGTCAGCGTCGCGTACGGCGGCAACACCGTCCTGGACTCCCTCGACCTGACGGTGGAGCCCGGCGAGGTGATGGCCCTGCTCGGCCCCTCCGGCTCGGGCAAGACCACGGCGCTGCGCGCGGTCGCCGGCTTCGTACGGCCCGTCGCCGGCCGGGTGCTGATCGGCGAGCGGGACGTCACCGCGCTCCCGCCGCACAAGCGGGGCATCGGCATGGTCGTCCAGCAGTACGCGCTCTTCCCGCACATGCGGGTCGAGGACAACGTCGCCTTCGGGCTGAAGGCGCAGAAGGCGCCGAAGGCGGAGATCCCCGGGCGGGTCACCGAGGCCCTGGAGATGACGGGCATGGCGGCCTACGCCAAGCGCTACCCCCGCGAGCTGTCGGGCGGGCAGCAGCAGCGCGTCGCCATCGCGCGCGCCCTGGCGATCCGGCCCGGGGTCCTCCTCCTGGACGAGCCCCTGTCGGCCCTCGACGCGCAGCTGCGCTCCGGGATGCTCGCGGAACTGGCCCGTCTGCACCGCGAGTTGCCGGACGTGTCGATCCTGTACGTCACGCACGACCAGGTGGAGGCGCTCACCCTGGCCGACCGGATCGCCGTCATGGACAAGGCCCGGCTCCAGGACTGCGGGACCCCGCAGGAGCTGTACCGGGCGCCGCGCACCGAGTTCACGGCGTCCTTCGTCGGCAACGCGAACCTGCTGCCGGTCACCGTGGCGGAGGGCGGCGCCGTGTTCGCGGGGCGCTCCCTGGCCCTCGACCGCGGCCGTGCCCTGCCGGGCTCCACCGCCACCTTGTGCGTACGGCCGCACCTGCTCGGCCTCGGCGACGGCCCGAACGCGCTGAGCGGCACCATCACCGAGGTCCAGTGGCGCGGCTCCACGCACCGGCTGTACGTGGACGTCGCCGGCCACCGCGTCAAGGCGGACCTCCCCGAACTGCGCGAAACCCCGGCCCTCGGCGACCGCGTCAGCCTCCACTTCGAGCCGCGGGACGCGGTGCTGCTGGCCGCAGGGGTCTCCGATGGCTGA
- a CDS encoding 2-aminoethylphosphonate ABC transporter permease subunit: MADAARRAAATRSIPAQGTPSEEARGSAPDPAPQTPAGLEAGTPHGAAGRTLRLPRSVWALPPVVVLALVFLYPLGLVVQQSLTPENGGGAFDAYASVFASTAFREALGTTVWLAVGATVGCLVLGFALALVIAFVPFPGARGVAKFIDVFLSFPSFLITLALLFVYGTVGMANGVWTDVTGAAEGPFAFLSTPWGVLLAEITYFTPFVMRPLLAAFSQLDTAQLEVAAGLGARPARIIRKVILPEALPALAAGGSLVLVMCLNEFGIVLFTGAKDVTTLPMLIYGKAILESDYSAACVVAVVNIAISVGLFGLYRVVSKRAGA, from the coding sequence ATGGCTGACGCCGCACGGCGAGCCGCCGCCACCCGCTCCATCCCGGCCCAAGGAACCCCCTCCGAGGAGGCGCGGGGCTCCGCCCCGGACCCCGCGCCTCAAACGCCGGCGGGGCTGGAAGCGGGGACCCCGCACGGGGCGGCCGGGCGCACGCTCCGGCTGCCGCGCAGCGTATGGGCGCTGCCGCCCGTCGTCGTGCTCGCGCTGGTGTTCCTGTATCCGCTCGGGCTCGTGGTCCAGCAGTCCCTCACCCCCGAGAACGGCGGCGGTGCCTTCGACGCCTACGCCTCCGTCTTCGCCTCCACCGCCTTCCGCGAGGCCCTGGGAACCACCGTCTGGCTCGCCGTCGGGGCCACCGTCGGCTGCCTCGTCCTCGGGTTCGCGCTCGCGCTGGTCATCGCCTTCGTGCCCTTCCCCGGCGCGCGCGGCGTCGCGAAGTTCATCGACGTCTTCCTCTCCTTCCCCTCCTTCCTCATCACCCTCGCGCTGTTGTTCGTCTACGGCACCGTCGGCATGGCGAACGGGGTCTGGACCGACGTCACCGGCGCCGCCGAAGGCCCGTTCGCGTTCCTCTCCACCCCCTGGGGCGTCCTCCTCGCGGAGATCACCTACTTCACGCCCTTCGTGATGCGCCCGCTGCTCGCCGCCTTCTCCCAGCTGGACACCGCCCAGCTGGAGGTGGCCGCCGGCCTCGGCGCCCGGCCCGCCCGGATCATCCGGAAGGTGATCCTCCCCGAGGCCCTCCCGGCGCTCGCCGCCGGCGGCAGCCTCGTCCTGGTCATGTGCCTCAACGAGTTCGGGATCGTCCTGTTCACCGGAGCCAAGGACGTCACGACCCTCCCGATGCTCATCTACGGCAAGGCCATCCTCGAATCGGACTACTCGGCCGCCTGCGTGGTCGCCGTCGTCAACATCGCGATCTCCGTCGGCCTGTTCGGCCTCTACCGGGTGGTGAGCAAGCGTGCTGGTGCATAG
- a CDS encoding ABC transporter permease, which translates to MLVHSKTGRWAAWSLFGLLFLPLFALPLLVVVAASFATRWSGAFPSGPTTANYASAVQGESLQALTTSLVTAVVASLLALAVGTWAALAAATLKKRGKRSLDALFMLPVAVPSVVVGLAVLVAFSRPPLLLNGTSSIVILAHTILVTAFAYQSVSAAIVRLDPAYEQAAASLGARPSYVLWRVRLPLLLPSLTAAAGLCFALSMGELSATMMLYPPDWMPLPVRIFTATDRGSLYSGSAVAVVLMAATLIVLLAVSRIRTKASYR; encoded by the coding sequence GTGCTGGTGCATAGCAAGACCGGCCGCTGGGCCGCCTGGAGCCTCTTCGGCCTCCTCTTCCTGCCCCTCTTCGCCCTGCCCCTGCTCGTCGTGGTCGCGGCCTCTTTCGCCACCCGCTGGTCCGGGGCCTTCCCCTCCGGGCCGACCACCGCCAACTACGCCTCCGCCGTACAGGGCGAGTCCCTCCAGGCCCTGACCACCAGCCTGGTCACCGCCGTGGTCGCGAGCCTGCTCGCGCTCGCCGTCGGCACCTGGGCCGCGCTGGCCGCCGCCACGCTGAAAAAGCGCGGGAAGCGGTCGCTGGACGCGCTGTTCATGCTGCCCGTCGCCGTGCCGTCGGTCGTCGTCGGCCTCGCCGTGCTCGTCGCCTTCAGCCGGCCGCCGCTGCTGCTCAACGGCACCAGCTCCATCGTCATCCTCGCGCACACCATTCTTGTCACGGCGTTCGCCTACCAGTCGGTCTCGGCCGCCATCGTTCGACTCGACCCGGCCTACGAGCAGGCGGCGGCCTCCCTGGGCGCCCGCCCCTCGTACGTGCTGTGGCGGGTCAGACTCCCGCTCCTGCTGCCGTCCCTCACCGCGGCCGCAGGGCTCTGCTTCGCCCTGTCCATGGGCGAGCTGAGCGCCACGATGATGCTCTACCCGCCGGACTGGATGCCCCTCCCCGTCCGCATCTTCACGGCCACCGACCGCGGTTCGCTCTACAGCGGCTCCGCCGTCGCCGTGGTCCTGATGGCGGCCACGCTGATCGTCCTGCTGGCGGTCTCCCGCATCCGCACCAAGGCCTCGTACCGCTAG